A single region of the Papilio machaon chromosome 13, ilPapMach1.1, whole genome shotgun sequence genome encodes:
- the LOC106717806 gene encoding ATP-binding cassette sub-family B member 6 isoform X2, which yields MEYCPPNVTLSEIWVDHGISQCFMETVSAVFIGGFLLAFGTFQIVMYKRYAMEVVDIRPSKWFAVQLFFTLFIPVLAVIRFLLQAFVFKGGHIYGYMILALVVTLVVFPLSAYLAVLERSYLLPSLPPRAHGFVLLIFWAMIFVSENLSFLNLNKKGWWWHLRDLQDRLEMSLFVGRYVSCMMMFILGMKAPGIQHPFEYLDNDNGIQRNIPPRDDNRSTFRNVFGKLRTLLPFLWPRKSLQLQIYVMICILALVAGRAINLYVPIYNKKIVDSLAVPHSYRWDLVVIYVFFKFLQGGGTGGMGFLNNLRSFLWIKVQQYTTRELQLELFRHLHDLPLKWHLSRKTGEVLRVMDRGTDSIDNLLSYILFSITPTLVDIVVAVVYFVTQFNVWFGLIVFSTMVLYIVATILVTEWRTKFQRRMNLADNEQKARSVDSLLNYETVKYYGAEGYEVVSYREAIVNYQREEFKSLITLNMLNTLQNIIICGGLLAGSLLAVYMVVKTYELTVGDYVLFASYIVQLYVPLNWFGTYYRAIQKNFVDMENMFELMRVDSDVCDAPGAPELAVRRGGVEFKHVSFGYGPERLVLNNVSFRVAPGSTVALVGPSGAGKSTVMRLLFRFYDVNEGAVLVDGQDVRSVTQASLRRNIGVVPQDTVLFNNTVRYNIQYGRLNAPTSDVIAAAKNADIHDRILTFPDAYDTQVGERGLRLSGGEKQRIAIARTLLKDPAIVLLDEATSALDTNTERNIQAALARVCANRTTLIIAHRLSTIIHADEILVLREGEIIERGNHEALLAQNGFYASMWQQQLENRNSEANNNNNNTEVPPTQNALSMFGHGHGHGH from the exons ATGGAGTACTGTCCACCAAACGTGACCTTGTCTGAAATTTGGGTGGATCATGGCATATCACAATGTTTTATGGAAACGGTTTCAGCCGTTTTTATTGGAGGGTTTCTACTTGCATTTGGAACTTTCCAAATAGTTATGTATAAACG atATGCCATGGAAGTGGTTGATATTAGACCATCAAAGTGGTTTGCTGTGCAgttatttttcactttatttatACCTGTTTTAGCTGTGATAAGATTCCTGTTACaggcatttgtttttaaaggagGACATATTTATGGTTATATG ATTTTAGCATTAGTGGTGACCTTAGTTGTGTTTCCATTATCAGCTTATTTAGCAGTATTAGAACGAAGTTACCTGTTACCATCTCTACCTCCCAGGGCCCATGGATTTGTGCTTCTTATTTTTTGGGCTATGATATTTGTATCAGAAAACTTATCATTCTTGAATCTTAATAAGAAAGGATGGTGGTGGCATCTAAGAGa tctacAAGATCGTCTTGAAATGTCTCTATTTGTGGGAAGATATGTTTCATGTATGATGATGTTTATTCTCGGAATGAAGGCTCCGGGCATTCAGCATCCATTTGAATATCTAGATAACGATAATGGTATTCAACGCAATATACCACCTAGG GACGACAACCGATCGACGTTCCGCAATGTATTCGGCAAACTGCGTACGCTTCTGCCGTTTCTGTGGCCGCGCAAATCTCTGCAGCTGCAGATCTACGTGATGATATGTATACTGGCGTTGGTTGCTGGACGAGCTATCAACCTTTATGTGCCCAtttataacaagaaaataG TGGATAGTTTGGCAGTGCCCCATTCGTACCGATGGGACCTGGTCGTGATATATGTTTTCTTCAAGTTCCTGCAAGGCGGAGGCACTGGAGGTATGGGATTCTTGAACAACCTCCGATCATTTCTATGGATCAAAGTGCAACAGTACACCACTAGAGAGCTGCAG ctAGAGCTTTTTAGACATCTTCACGATCTGCCACTGAAATGGCATTTATCTCGCAAGACTGGCGAAGTGCTGCGAGTGATGGACCGAGGCACGGATTCTATAGACAATCTCCTCTCCTACATACTGTTCTCTATAACACCAACGTTGGTCGATATTGTGGTCGCTGTTGTGTACTTCGTCACGCAGTTCAATGTCTGGTTCGGACTTATTGTATTCTCGACTATGGTACTTTATATTg ttgcGACAATATTGGTGACGGAATGGCGTACGAAGTTCCAGCGACGGATGAACTTGGCAGATAATGAACAGAAAGCTCGCTCTGTTGACTCTCTACTGAATTACGAAACTGTCAAGTATTACGGTGCGGAAGGTTACGAGGTTGTGTCCTACAGAGAGGCCATTGTTAATTATCAA AGAGAAGAATTTAAATCCctaataactttaaacatgTTAAACACATtgcaaaacattataatttgcGGAG GTCTATTGGCTGGATCGCTCTTGGCTGTGTATATGGTGGTCAAAACTTACGAATTGACGGTCGGTGACTACGTACTGTTCGCCTCTTATATTGTACAGTTATATGTACCTCTTAACTGGTTCGGCACTTATTATAG AGCTATACAAAAGAACTTCGTGGACATGGAGAACATGTTCGAGCTGATGCGCGTAGACTCTGACGTGTGCGACGCGCCGGGTGCGCCCGAGCTGGCcgtgcggcgcggcggcgtCGAGTTCAAACACGTCAGCTTCGGCTACGGGCCCGAGCGTCTCGTGCTCAACAACGTCAGCTTCCGCGTCGCACCGGGATCTACTGTCGCACTG GTAGGACCAAGTGGTGCTGGTAAATCGACAGTAATGCGGCTGCTGTTCCGCTTCTACGATGTGAACGAGGGCGCGGTGCTGGTGGACGGGCAGGATGTGCGCAGTGTGACGCAGGCCTCGCTGCGCAGGAACATCGGCGTCGTGCCCCAGGATACTGTGCTCTTTAACAACACTGTCAg GTACAACATCCAGTACGGGCGACTAAACGCGCCGACCTCTGACGTGATAGCTGCCGCCAAGAATGCTGACATACACGACAGGATCCTGACGTTCCCGGACGCTTACGATACTCAG GTTGGTGAGAGAGGGTTGCGGCTGAGCGGTGGCGAGAAGCAGAGGATAGCGATAGCGCGCACGCTGCTGAAGGACCCCGCCATAGTGTTGTTGGACGAGGCCACCTCTGCGCTCGACACCAACACAGAGAGGAACATACAG GCTGCGCTGGCCCGCGTGTGCGCAAACCGGACGACACTGATCATAGCGCATCGCTTGTCCACCATCATACACGCTGACGAGATTCTCGTGCTAAGGGAGGGCGAGATCATCGAGAGGGGCAA TCACGAAGCGCTTTTAGCACAGAACGGTTTCTATGCCTCGATGTGGCAACAACAATTGGAAAATCGTAACTCTGAGgcaaacaataacaataacaataccGAGGTCCCGCCAACACAGAATGCCTTGAGCATGTTCGGCCACGGACACGGCCATGGACACTAG
- the LOC106717806 gene encoding ATP-binding cassette sub-family B member 6 isoform X1 — MFVGVMEYCPPNVTLSEIWVDHGISQCFMETVSAVFIGGFLLAFGTFQIVMYKRYAMEVVDIRPSKWFAVQLFFTLFIPVLAVIRFLLQAFVFKGGHIYGYMILALVVTLVVFPLSAYLAVLERSYLLPSLPPRAHGFVLLIFWAMIFVSENLSFLNLNKKGWWWHLRDLQDRLEMSLFVGRYVSCMMMFILGMKAPGIQHPFEYLDNDNGIQRNIPPRDDNRSTFRNVFGKLRTLLPFLWPRKSLQLQIYVMICILALVAGRAINLYVPIYNKKIVDSLAVPHSYRWDLVVIYVFFKFLQGGGTGGMGFLNNLRSFLWIKVQQYTTRELQLELFRHLHDLPLKWHLSRKTGEVLRVMDRGTDSIDNLLSYILFSITPTLVDIVVAVVYFVTQFNVWFGLIVFSTMVLYIVATILVTEWRTKFQRRMNLADNEQKARSVDSLLNYETVKYYGAEGYEVVSYREAIVNYQREEFKSLITLNMLNTLQNIIICGGLLAGSLLAVYMVVKTYELTVGDYVLFASYIVQLYVPLNWFGTYYRAIQKNFVDMENMFELMRVDSDVCDAPGAPELAVRRGGVEFKHVSFGYGPERLVLNNVSFRVAPGSTVALVGPSGAGKSTVMRLLFRFYDVNEGAVLVDGQDVRSVTQASLRRNIGVVPQDTVLFNNTVRYNIQYGRLNAPTSDVIAAAKNADIHDRILTFPDAYDTQVGERGLRLSGGEKQRIAIARTLLKDPAIVLLDEATSALDTNTERNIQAALARVCANRTTLIIAHRLSTIIHADEILVLREGEIIERGNHEALLAQNGFYASMWQQQLENRNSEANNNNNNTEVPPTQNALSMFGHGHGHGH, encoded by the exons at GTTTGTCGGCGTAATGGAGTACTGTCCACCAAACGTGACCTTGTCTGAAATTTGGGTGGATCATGGCATATCACAATGTTTTATGGAAACGGTTTCAGCCGTTTTTATTGGAGGGTTTCTACTTGCATTTGGAACTTTCCAAATAGTTATGTATAAACG atATGCCATGGAAGTGGTTGATATTAGACCATCAAAGTGGTTTGCTGTGCAgttatttttcactttatttatACCTGTTTTAGCTGTGATAAGATTCCTGTTACaggcatttgtttttaaaggagGACATATTTATGGTTATATG ATTTTAGCATTAGTGGTGACCTTAGTTGTGTTTCCATTATCAGCTTATTTAGCAGTATTAGAACGAAGTTACCTGTTACCATCTCTACCTCCCAGGGCCCATGGATTTGTGCTTCTTATTTTTTGGGCTATGATATTTGTATCAGAAAACTTATCATTCTTGAATCTTAATAAGAAAGGATGGTGGTGGCATCTAAGAGa tctacAAGATCGTCTTGAAATGTCTCTATTTGTGGGAAGATATGTTTCATGTATGATGATGTTTATTCTCGGAATGAAGGCTCCGGGCATTCAGCATCCATTTGAATATCTAGATAACGATAATGGTATTCAACGCAATATACCACCTAGG GACGACAACCGATCGACGTTCCGCAATGTATTCGGCAAACTGCGTACGCTTCTGCCGTTTCTGTGGCCGCGCAAATCTCTGCAGCTGCAGATCTACGTGATGATATGTATACTGGCGTTGGTTGCTGGACGAGCTATCAACCTTTATGTGCCCAtttataacaagaaaataG TGGATAGTTTGGCAGTGCCCCATTCGTACCGATGGGACCTGGTCGTGATATATGTTTTCTTCAAGTTCCTGCAAGGCGGAGGCACTGGAGGTATGGGATTCTTGAACAACCTCCGATCATTTCTATGGATCAAAGTGCAACAGTACACCACTAGAGAGCTGCAG ctAGAGCTTTTTAGACATCTTCACGATCTGCCACTGAAATGGCATTTATCTCGCAAGACTGGCGAAGTGCTGCGAGTGATGGACCGAGGCACGGATTCTATAGACAATCTCCTCTCCTACATACTGTTCTCTATAACACCAACGTTGGTCGATATTGTGGTCGCTGTTGTGTACTTCGTCACGCAGTTCAATGTCTGGTTCGGACTTATTGTATTCTCGACTATGGTACTTTATATTg ttgcGACAATATTGGTGACGGAATGGCGTACGAAGTTCCAGCGACGGATGAACTTGGCAGATAATGAACAGAAAGCTCGCTCTGTTGACTCTCTACTGAATTACGAAACTGTCAAGTATTACGGTGCGGAAGGTTACGAGGTTGTGTCCTACAGAGAGGCCATTGTTAATTATCAA AGAGAAGAATTTAAATCCctaataactttaaacatgTTAAACACATtgcaaaacattataatttgcGGAG GTCTATTGGCTGGATCGCTCTTGGCTGTGTATATGGTGGTCAAAACTTACGAATTGACGGTCGGTGACTACGTACTGTTCGCCTCTTATATTGTACAGTTATATGTACCTCTTAACTGGTTCGGCACTTATTATAG AGCTATACAAAAGAACTTCGTGGACATGGAGAACATGTTCGAGCTGATGCGCGTAGACTCTGACGTGTGCGACGCGCCGGGTGCGCCCGAGCTGGCcgtgcggcgcggcggcgtCGAGTTCAAACACGTCAGCTTCGGCTACGGGCCCGAGCGTCTCGTGCTCAACAACGTCAGCTTCCGCGTCGCACCGGGATCTACTGTCGCACTG GTAGGACCAAGTGGTGCTGGTAAATCGACAGTAATGCGGCTGCTGTTCCGCTTCTACGATGTGAACGAGGGCGCGGTGCTGGTGGACGGGCAGGATGTGCGCAGTGTGACGCAGGCCTCGCTGCGCAGGAACATCGGCGTCGTGCCCCAGGATACTGTGCTCTTTAACAACACTGTCAg GTACAACATCCAGTACGGGCGACTAAACGCGCCGACCTCTGACGTGATAGCTGCCGCCAAGAATGCTGACATACACGACAGGATCCTGACGTTCCCGGACGCTTACGATACTCAG GTTGGTGAGAGAGGGTTGCGGCTGAGCGGTGGCGAGAAGCAGAGGATAGCGATAGCGCGCACGCTGCTGAAGGACCCCGCCATAGTGTTGTTGGACGAGGCCACCTCTGCGCTCGACACCAACACAGAGAGGAACATACAG GCTGCGCTGGCCCGCGTGTGCGCAAACCGGACGACACTGATCATAGCGCATCGCTTGTCCACCATCATACACGCTGACGAGATTCTCGTGCTAAGGGAGGGCGAGATCATCGAGAGGGGCAA TCACGAAGCGCTTTTAGCACAGAACGGTTTCTATGCCTCGATGTGGCAACAACAATTGGAAAATCGTAACTCTGAGgcaaacaataacaataacaataccGAGGTCCCGCCAACACAGAATGCCTTGAGCATGTTCGGCCACGGACACGGCCATGGACACTAG